The Candidatus Methylomirabilota bacterium genome has a segment encoding these proteins:
- a CDS encoding cysteine synthase family protein, whose translation MAQSVLELVGATPLLRLNRYTPPGAAGIYAKLEFLNPGGSVKDRAALGMVDAAEAEGRLRPGATIVEPTAGNTGVGLALIGISRGYRVILVVPEKFVGPKTAVMKVLGAEVILTPTEAGMQGAIAKAQQIAAGLPGAYVPQQFENPANPDFHYRTTAVEIEDQLGRCPDAIVIGAGTGGTFTGLARYFKEREPRTRAVLVEPRGSVWGGGPAGPHKVEGIGNSFWPGALDRSLVDDIRTVSDEDSFAAVRELARSEGVLVGGSSGSAAHAAREVAKSLPASAAVVTVFADGFERYLGKGVFENL comes from the coding sequence CTGGCCCAGAGCGTCCTCGAGCTGGTTGGCGCCACCCCGCTGCTGCGGCTGAACCGCTACACCCCGCCCGGAGCGGCCGGGATCTACGCCAAGCTCGAGTTCCTGAACCCGGGAGGCAGCGTGAAGGACCGGGCGGCGCTCGGGATGGTGGACGCGGCCGAGGCCGAGGGCCGGCTCCGGCCGGGGGCCACGATCGTCGAGCCCACCGCCGGGAACACGGGGGTGGGCCTGGCCCTCATCGGCATCAGCCGCGGGTACCGGGTGATCCTGGTCGTCCCCGAGAAGTTCGTGGGACCCAAGACGGCGGTCATGAAGGTGCTGGGTGCGGAGGTGATCCTGACGCCCACCGAAGCCGGGATGCAAGGCGCCATCGCCAAGGCGCAGCAGATCGCGGCGGGGCTGCCCGGCGCCTACGTCCCTCAGCAGTTCGAGAACCCGGCGAACCCCGACTTCCACTACCGGACGACGGCGGTCGAGATCGAGGATCAGCTCGGCCGCTGCCCCGACGCGATCGTGATCGGGGCCGGCACCGGAGGGACGTTCACCGGGCTCGCCCGCTACTTCAAGGAGCGCGAGCCGCGGACGCGGGCCGTGCTGGTGGAGCCGCGGGGGTCGGTCTGGGGCGGCGGCCCGGCAGGACCACACAAGGTCGAAGGCATCGGCAACTCGTTCTGGCCGGGGGCGCTGGACCGGTCGCTCGTCGACGACATCCGTACCGTCAGCGACGAGGACTCATTTGCCGCCGTTCGAGAATTGGCTCGGAGCGAAGGCGTGCTGGTCGGGGGCTCGTCCGGGTCCGCCGCCCATGCGGCTCGCGAGGTGGCGAAGAGCCTCCCCGCATCTGCTGCGGTTGTAACCGTTTTCGCCGATGGCTTCGAGCGGTACCTCGGGAAGGGCGTTTTCGAGAACCTCTGA